The proteins below are encoded in one region of Helianthus annuus cultivar XRQ/B chromosome 2, HanXRQr2.0-SUNRISE, whole genome shotgun sequence:
- the LOC110904109 gene encoding agglutinin, which translates to MGGTSDFKGLITHGPWGGSDGDKWVYILQSPIEKIIVRYGTVLDSIEFQTNCSKGEPQSSLFGDKISRPNSKVTTISVDSPNEYLMSISGTVGSRSQHGVIVKSICFMTNLNLYGPYGIDEGTAFSYEVKDEVIVGFHGRAENYYLNAIGVYAIPKSPASPPTSTYEGKIKNELSCSKCIMTLPRDAGPWGACGGQPWDDGVFSAIKQVRIHFGELNVIYGLQFKYLKSDGKSVMSQIHGGTDGVEMSLVNLDDNGEFFTGISGFYGPVEGFDGMEAIGSISFHTNLRIHGPYGKQRGAGYVSYSSTASSGKVVGFHGRNNGFLSAIGVHMEYF; encoded by the exons ATG GGAGGTACAAGCGATTTTAAAGGATTAATAACTCATGGACCATGGGGTGGTTCAGATGGGGATAAATGGGTTTATATTCTTCAAAGCCCTATCGAAAAGATAATTGTTCGGTATGGAACTGTTCTTGACTCTATCGAATTTCAAACCAACTGCAGTAAAGGTGAACCTCAAAGTTCTTTATTTGGTGACAAGATTAGCAGGCCTAACAGCAAAGTAACCACG ATTTCCGTGGACTCTCCTAATGAATATTTGATGTCAATAAGTGGGACAGTTGGTAGTCGTTCTCAACATGGTGTAATTGTAAAGTCAATATGCTTTATGACAAATCTGAACCTTTATGGCCCGTATGGCATTGATGAGGGAACTGCTTTCTCATATGAAGTCAAAGACGAGGTGATTGTAGGATTTCATGGGCGTGCAGAGAATTATTACCTCAATGCTATTGGGGTTTATGCGATACCCAAATCACCTGCGTCTCCTCCAACTTCTACATATGAAGGCAAAATAAAGAACGAG TTAAGCTGCAGTAAGTGTATAATGACATTGCCAAGGGATGCAGGCCCTTGGGGAGCATGTGGTGGTCAACCCTGGGATGACGGAGTTTTCTCTGCTATCAAACAAGTACGCATTCATTTTGGAGAGCTGAATGTGATTTATGGCCTGCAATTTAAGTATTTGAAATCAGATGGTAAATCTGTAATGTCACAAATCCATGGAGGAACAGATGGAGTTGAAATGAGTCTT GTTAATTTGGATGATAATGGTGAGTTTTTTACTGGAATTTCTGGGTTTTATGGGCCTGTTGAAGGGTTTGATGGAATGGAAGCCATAGGTTCTATTAGTTTTCATACAAATTTGAGGATCCATGGGCCTTATGGAAAACAAAGGGGTGCAGGATATGTTTCTTATAGTTCAACAGCATCTTCTGGGAAAGTAGTTGGTTTTCATGGCAGGAATAATGGTTTTTTAAGTGCGATTGGTGTTCATATGGAGTACTTCTGA